A window of the Bradyrhizobium ottawaense genome harbors these coding sequences:
- the eno gene encoding phosphopyruvate hydratase has translation MTAIVDIIGREILDSRGNPTVEVDVVLEDGSMGRAAVPSGASTGAHEAVELRDGDKKRYLGKGVQKAVEAVNGEIFEALSDQAVEEQVQIDQIMIDLDGTANKSRLGANAILGVSLACAKAAAESFDMPLYRYVGGTSARTLPVPMMNIINGGVHADNPIDFQEFMILPVGAASFAEALRCGSEIFHTLRGELKKAGHNTNVGDEGGFAPNLPSADAALEFVVSAIGKAGYAAGKDVMLGLDCAATEFFKDGNYVYGGENKTRSRSEQAKYLADLVSRYPIVSIEDGMSEDDMDGWKKLTDLIGDKCQLVGDDLFVTNVTRLADGIKNGRANSILIKVNQIGTLTETLSAVEMAYKAGYTAVMSHRSGETEDSTIADLAVATNCGQIKTGSLARSDRTAKYNQLLRIEQQLGSQAKYAGKAALKALA, from the coding sequence ATGACCGCCATCGTCGACATCATCGGCCGCGAAATTCTCGATAGCCGTGGCAATCCCACCGTCGAAGTCGATGTGGTGCTGGAAGACGGCTCGATGGGGCGCGCGGCGGTGCCCTCAGGTGCCTCGACCGGCGCCCATGAGGCGGTGGAACTGCGGGACGGTGACAAGAAGCGCTATCTCGGCAAGGGCGTGCAGAAGGCGGTCGAGGCCGTCAACGGCGAAATCTTCGAGGCGCTGAGCGACCAGGCGGTCGAGGAACAGGTCCAGATCGACCAGATCATGATCGACCTCGACGGTACGGCGAACAAAAGCCGGCTCGGCGCCAACGCCATTCTCGGCGTTTCGCTGGCCTGCGCCAAGGCGGCCGCCGAATCCTTCGACATGCCGCTCTATCGCTATGTCGGCGGCACCTCGGCGCGGACCCTGCCGGTGCCGATGATGAACATCATCAACGGCGGCGTGCACGCCGACAACCCGATCGATTTCCAGGAATTCATGATCCTGCCGGTGGGGGCGGCGAGTTTCGCCGAAGCGCTGCGCTGCGGATCGGAAATCTTCCACACGCTGCGTGGCGAACTGAAGAAGGCCGGTCATAATACCAATGTCGGCGACGAGGGCGGCTTTGCGCCGAACCTGCCGTCGGCGGACGCAGCCCTCGAATTCGTGGTCAGCGCCATCGGCAAGGCCGGCTACGCCGCGGGCAAGGACGTCATGCTCGGGCTCGATTGTGCCGCCACCGAGTTCTTCAAGGACGGCAATTACGTCTATGGCGGCGAGAACAAGACCCGCTCGCGCTCCGAGCAGGCGAAGTATCTCGCCGATCTGGTGTCGCGTTATCCGATCGTCTCGATCGAGGATGGCATGTCGGAAGACGACATGGACGGCTGGAAGAAACTGACCGACCTGATCGGCGACAAGTGCCAGTTGGTCGGCGACGATCTGTTCGTCACCAACGTGACGCGCCTTGCCGACGGCATCAAGAACGGCCGCGCCAACTCGATCCTGATCAAGGTCAACCAGATCGGCACGTTGACGGAAACCCTGTCGGCGGTCGAGATGGCCTACAAGGCCGGCTACACCGCCGTGATGTCGCACCGCTCCGGCGAGACCGAGGATTCCACCATTGCGGACCTCGCCGTCGCCACCAATTGCGGCCAGATCAAAACCGGCTCGCTGGCGCGCTCCGACCGCACGGCCAAGTACAACCAGCTGCTGCGCATCGAGCAGCAGCTCGGCTCGCAGGCGAAATATGCCGGCAAAGCGGCCCTGAAGGCACTGGCGTAA